One genomic segment of Candidatus Kryptonium sp. includes these proteins:
- a CDS encoding glycosyltransferase yields MFDLILIASAIYYSFEILLFFFALNKAEKLKRIDDNNLPNVSVVVAARNEEENIERCVTSILNVDYPKDKLELIVANDGSTDRTEEILRDIQKNNPNLKILNIETQINNLKGKANALAQAIDKANGEFIFLTDADCAVPRTWIKGMLKYFDEKTGVASGITIVESGKIFYGIQSLEWAFLLGVAASVAKLFKPVACIGNNMVFRKKAYVEFGGYPNLKFSLTEDLALLKAIVDKGRWGYSFPVDVDTLVISKPIKTWKELYHQKKRWGSGGLDTGLLGIGVLLGGYIFHFLLLISPFFVKNFLVIPIVLLLKFLIDGSFLFKILNRFKKLPLFKYLPFFEIYYIIYVVVLPFIVFLGGKTEWKERKYKGIKNLQVIEKS; encoded by the coding sequence ATGTTTGATTTAATTTTAATCGCTTCCGCAATTTATTATTCTTTTGAGATACTCTTGTTTTTTTTCGCTTTGAACAAAGCTGAAAAATTAAAACGTATTGATGATAACAATCTACCAAATGTGAGCGTTGTCGTTGCAGCAAGAAACGAAGAAGAAAATATAGAAAGATGCGTTACTTCAATCCTAAATGTTGATTATCCGAAAGATAAGCTTGAACTCATCGTCGCAAATGACGGATCAACTGATAGAACCGAGGAAATTCTTAGGGATATTCAAAAAAATAATCCAAATCTCAAAATTTTAAACATTGAAACTCAGATAAATAACCTCAAAGGGAAAGCTAATGCTCTTGCTCAAGCGATAGATAAAGCAAACGGTGAATTTATATTTTTGACAGATGCTGATTGCGCCGTTCCAAGGACATGGATTAAAGGTATGTTGAAGTATTTTGATGAGAAAACAGGAGTTGCATCTGGAATTACAATAGTTGAATCAGGCAAAATTTTTTATGGGATACAATCACTTGAATGGGCATTCTTACTTGGCGTTGCTGCTTCTGTAGCAAAACTCTTTAAACCAGTTGCCTGTATTGGAAACAATATGGTGTTTAGAAAGAAAGCTTATGTTGAATTTGGTGGTTATCCAAATTTGAAATTTAGCCTAACAGAAGATTTGGCTCTTTTAAAAGCGATAGTTGATAAAGGAAGATGGGGATATTCATTCCCTGTTGATGTTGATACCTTAGTTATAAGCAAACCAATAAAAACTTGGAAAGAACTTTATCATCAGAAAAAAAGATGGGGAAGCGGCGGACTTGATACCGGTTTACTTGGAATAGGCGTTTTATTAGGTGGATATATTTTCCATTTTCTTTTGTTAATTTCGCCCTTTTTCGTAAAAAACTTTCTTGTTATCCCGATAGTTTTGCTCTTAAAGTTTTTAATTGATGGCTCCTTTCTCTTTAAAATCTTAAATAGGTTCAAAAAACTTCCTCTTTTCAAATATCTTCCTTTCTTTGAAATTTACTACATAATTTATGTCGTTGTTCTTCCGTTTATTGTTTTCCTCGGTGGAAAGACCGAATGGAAAGAAAGAAAATATAAAGGCATCAAAAACCTGCAAGTTATTGAGAAAAGCTAA
- a CDS encoding methylmalonyl-CoA carboxyltransferase, translated as MKNTIDYLLKLREEAKLGGGLKRIEEQHKKGKLTARERIDILLDEGSFQEIDMFVRHRTYDFGMDKQRPLGDGVVTGYGTIDGRLVFVFSQDFTVFGGSLSEAHAEKICKIMDLAMKVGAPVIGLNDSGGARIQEGVASLGGYAEIFLRNTLASGVIPQISAIMGPCAGGAVYSPAITDFIFMVKNTSYMFVTGPNVVKTVTHEDVTFEELGGAMIHATKTGVAHFICDNDVECLMHIRKLLSYLPSNNMEEPPRIETNDDPNREDPKLDSIVPDNPNKPYDMKEIILSVVDNGEFLEVHEYFAQNIICGFARFDGYSVGIVANQPAVLAGVLDNDASIKAARFVRFCDAFNIPIITFVDVPGFMPGTDQEWRGIIKNGAKLLYAYCEATVPKITIITRKAYGGAYDVMGSKHIRSDINYAWPTAEIAVMGPKGAVEIIFKKEIEKAENPEELEEKLIQEYRDKFAHPYIAAERGYIDDVIEPRKTRSMIIKALRMLENKVDTNPKKKHGNIPL; from the coding sequence ATGAAAAACACAATTGATTATCTACTCAAACTCCGGGAAGAAGCAAAACTTGGGGGTGGATTAAAGAGAATTGAAGAACAACACAAAAAAGGGAAATTAACAGCACGTGAAAGAATTGATATTCTTCTTGATGAGGGGAGCTTCCAAGAAATAGACATGTTCGTAAGGCATAGAACATATGATTTTGGTATGGATAAGCAACGACCACTTGGCGATGGAGTTGTTACAGGTTATGGAACAATTGATGGTCGTCTTGTTTTTGTGTTCAGTCAAGATTTTACCGTATTTGGTGGATCGCTTTCAGAAGCACATGCCGAAAAGATTTGTAAAATTATGGATCTTGCAATGAAAGTTGGTGCGCCAGTTATTGGTTTAAATGATTCAGGCGGTGCAAGAATTCAAGAAGGAGTTGCAAGTTTAGGTGGATACGCTGAAATTTTTTTGCGAAATACACTTGCATCTGGCGTTATCCCGCAAATCTCGGCAATTATGGGTCCGTGTGCTGGAGGCGCTGTCTATTCCCCAGCGATAACAGATTTCATTTTCATGGTTAAAAACACAAGCTATATGTTCGTCACTGGGCCAAATGTAGTTAAAACGGTAACTCACGAAGATGTGACATTTGAAGAACTTGGCGGTGCAATGATACATGCAACGAAAACCGGTGTAGCTCATTTTATATGCGATAATGATGTTGAATGCCTAATGCATATAAGAAAACTTTTGAGCTATTTACCATCAAATAACATGGAAGAACCGCCACGAATTGAAACAAATGACGATCCAAATCGCGAAGATCCAAAACTTGACTCAATAGTGCCCGATAATCCTAACAAACCTTATGATATGAAAGAGATCATTTTATCAGTTGTTGATAATGGAGAATTTCTTGAGGTTCACGAATACTTCGCTCAAAATATAATCTGTGGATTCGCACGATTTGATGGTTATTCCGTCGGTATAGTTGCAAATCAACCTGCGGTTTTAGCCGGAGTTCTTGATAATGACGCTTCTATAAAAGCTGCAAGATTTGTTCGTTTCTGTGACGCTTTCAATATTCCGATTATAACATTTGTTGATGTCCCTGGCTTCATGCCTGGAACGGATCAAGAATGGCGTGGTATAATTAAAAATGGCGCTAAACTTCTTTACGCTTACTGCGAGGCAACTGTGCCTAAAATTACAATCATCACAAGGAAAGCATATGGTGGAGCTTATGATGTCATGGGCTCAAAGCATATACGAAGCGATATAAACTATGCCTGGCCAACAGCCGAAATCGCAGTTATGGGACCAAAGGGCGCTGTAGAAATAATCTTCAAAAAAGAAATTGAAAAGGCAGAAAATCCAGAAGAACTTGAGGAGAAACTCATACAGGAATATAGAGATAAATTCGCACATCCATACATTGCTGCTGAAAGAGGCTATATTGACGATGTGATTGAACCAAGGAAAACGCGATCCATGATAATCAAAGCCTTAAGAATGCTTGAAAATAAGGTTGATACAAATCCGAAGAAAAAACACGGAAATATCCCGTTATAA
- a CDS encoding MerR family transcriptional regulator produces MSKFKIERLYYSIGEVSKLTGLERHVLRYWEKEFDLLKPAKNRGGNRIYTNRDIKIILMIKHLLYEEGYTIAGAKKFLDSYNPDEDPTDIIIEDGKAKLPKIFNPELRRDLVEVKKILETILKKL; encoded by the coding sequence ATGTCCAAGTTTAAGATTGAGCGACTTTACTATTCAATCGGTGAGGTAAGTAAATTAACAGGGCTTGAAAGGCATGTTCTAAGATATTGGGAAAAAGAATTTGATCTACTAAAGCCAGCGAAAAACAGGGGAGGTAACAGAATATACACGAACCGAGACATCAAAATTATATTAATGATCAAACATTTGCTTTACGAAGAAGGTTATACTATCGCAGGTGCAAAAAAATTTTTGGACAGTTATAATCCTGATGAAGACCCAACCGATATTATCATTGAGGATGGAAAAGCTAAATTACCTAAGATCTTTAATCCTGAACTTCGTCGTGATCTTGTGGAGGTAAAGAAAATTCTTGAAACTATTTTGAAAAAACTTTAA
- a CDS encoding polymer-forming cytoskeletal protein, which produces MKKTLIILLFAFFANQIFPQEPEEKKIESLIDEILKKIEDYYSSEELITEQQIQKQKEIQKQLEKIRKQLEILRKQKEFIDAEEFQSEIQKIQQQAIEIQKESEELLKIIEKQSEILSLVSPTFRFKGKTEIGKDDFIEGDVFVQDGDLIVYGRINGNILVENGDVILENGAEVNGDIYTTNGEIRISEKAKFTGQKHENFSLLAEIDKATSYSRRRQAVQVKYKQFYEEQPGFDNFYFEFERVSGFKIGLIFPRKYTNIVNKHISMYGYGGYATKIHRWIFSVGLDRSLININEGNSKSFLLIIGGKVYSTIGTKDDWLISPNANTISALVWNNDYRDYFKHEGFDVYLDSYLETNLFPDIQNLKIAYSSANYGSETRRYIKYFGWNRKRPFRENPAVYEGNLKSISVSYKTGKLELIEGFRKSGFWMVINYEREIGNFAYNIIISELRIRLNLSSYDNLGFRFRFASSDKILPKQKSFEIGGFGTLYAFPYKSFEGNKMILTNIEYILRNPVDIFDFVNFFIFFDAGYVNTTEGKLTSGFKIRNKSEIKSDFGFGLGTESMKTRIYFAWRTDKKMPPVIVVRLSNPF; this is translated from the coding sequence ATGAAAAAAACTTTAATAATTTTGTTATTTGCTTTTTTCGCCAACCAAATATTTCCTCAAGAACCTGAAGAGAAAAAAATTGAAAGTTTAATTGATGAAATCTTGAAAAAGATTGAAGATTATTACTCCTCCGAAGAACTTATCACAGAGCAACAAATTCAGAAGCAAAAGGAAATACAAAAACAGCTGGAGAAAATAAGAAAGCAACTTGAGATTTTGCGAAAACAGAAAGAATTTATAGACGCTGAAGAATTTCAAAGTGAGATCCAAAAAATTCAACAGCAAGCTATTGAGATTCAAAAAGAAAGCGAAGAACTTCTCAAGATAATTGAAAAACAATCCGAAATTCTCTCTTTGGTTTCACCTACATTTAGATTTAAAGGTAAAACAGAGATCGGCAAAGATGATTTTATTGAAGGAGATGTATTTGTCCAAGATGGTGATTTAATCGTTTACGGTCGCATCAACGGGAATATACTTGTTGAAAATGGTGATGTGATACTTGAAAACGGCGCAGAGGTTAATGGAGATATCTATACAACCAACGGAGAGATCAGAATAAGCGAAAAAGCGAAATTTACAGGTCAAAAACATGAAAATTTCTCCCTGCTTGCAGAAATTGATAAAGCAACATCCTACAGTCGGAGAAGGCAAGCAGTTCAAGTAAAGTATAAACAATTTTATGAAGAACAGCCCGGTTTTGATAATTTCTATTTTGAATTTGAGAGAGTGAGTGGTTTTAAAATTGGACTGATCTTTCCCAGAAAGTATACAAACATAGTCAACAAACATATTTCTATGTACGGCTACGGCGGATATGCTACCAAAATACATAGATGGATTTTCTCCGTTGGACTTGACAGATCTTTGATAAACATAAATGAAGGAAATTCTAAATCATTTCTTTTAATTATTGGCGGGAAGGTTTACTCAACAATTGGAACAAAAGACGATTGGCTTATATCACCTAACGCAAATACGATTTCGGCGCTAGTTTGGAACAATGACTATAGAGATTACTTTAAACACGAAGGTTTTGATGTTTATCTTGATTCATATCTTGAAACAAATCTTTTTCCAGATATTCAAAACTTAAAGATAGCTTATTCAAGCGCAAACTACGGAAGCGAGACTAGAAGGTATATCAAGTATTTTGGATGGAATAGAAAACGTCCGTTTCGCGAAAATCCCGCAGTTTATGAAGGCAATCTGAAATCAATTTCCGTAAGCTACAAAACAGGGAAATTGGAATTAATTGAAGGTTTTAGGAAATCCGGCTTTTGGATGGTTATAAACTATGAAAGAGAAATCGGGAATTTTGCTTACAACATCATAATTTCTGAATTAAGAATCCGTTTGAATTTATCAAGTTATGACAACCTTGGTTTTAGATTTAGATTTGCCAGTTCCGATAAAATTTTACCAAAGCAAAAATCGTTTGAAATTGGCGGTTTCGGAACGCTTTATGCTTTCCCCTATAAATCATTTGAGGGAAATAAAATGATACTTACAAACATTGAATATATATTGAGAAATCCTGTTGATATTTTTGACTTTGTTAACTTCTTTATCTTTTTTGACGCTGGCTATGTAAATACAACCGAAGGGAAACTTACATCTGGATTTAAAATTAGAAACAAAAGCGAAATAAAATCCGATTTTGGTTTCGGGCTTGGTACGGAGAGCATGAAGACGAGAATTTATTTTGCCTGGAGAACGGATAAGAAAATGCCCCCTGTTATCGTTGTGAGATTGTCAAACCCGTTTTAA
- a CDS encoding ABC transporter permease codes for MKKVFTIAWWEYITKVRTKAFLISTILMPLIIAAFSVLPTILMDKGDLRQKHIGIIDQTGWVFDEFRRKLSEFKLPDGKPNYVAVNIKSSSEVQDLTKYKEIANKAVINGEIEGYLIIPSNFGVDTFAFQYVGQNVGNIRDIERFKSVLNEIVIEANLEKYGIKESEIDNILRSVKYTTIKISKTGEEEKTDFVGIFFSSYIFILALMLLVMTGGQMLIRSVVEEKSNRVIEVLLSSCTANQLMAGKIIGLGFVGLTQMLIWSLVAFYFLSGFAATLINFEAILISLIYFVLGYLFYSAVFVAIGAPVNSEYEAQQVAGYVSLIMVFPIAFAFLIMQNPDLLLIKILSFVPFFTAPFMVVRIPIKMPTSWEIIGTTLILLFSVIGMIWVAGRIFRIAILSYGKFPTFRELISWVKTK; via the coding sequence GTGAAAAAAGTTTTCACCATCGCCTGGTGGGAGTATATAACCAAGGTAAGAACAAAAGCGTTTTTAATCTCTACTATTTTAATGCCCCTCATTATAGCTGCCTTTTCTGTTCTTCCAACGATTTTGATGGATAAAGGAGATTTGAGACAAAAACATATCGGAATTATTGATCAAACTGGTTGGGTATTTGATGAATTTAGAAGGAAATTATCTGAGTTTAAACTTCCAGATGGAAAGCCAAATTATGTAGCTGTTAATATCAAGTCAAGTAGCGAAGTTCAAGATTTAACGAAATATAAAGAGATCGCAAATAAAGCAGTGATAAATGGTGAAATAGAAGGTTATCTTATCATTCCCTCAAACTTTGGGGTAGATACTTTTGCTTTTCAATATGTTGGGCAAAATGTTGGAAACATAAGAGACATTGAGCGATTTAAAAGCGTGTTGAATGAGATTGTTATAGAGGCAAATCTTGAAAAATACGGAATTAAAGAAAGTGAGATTGACAATATCCTCAGGTCAGTTAAATATACAACGATTAAAATTTCAAAAACTGGTGAAGAAGAAAAAACTGATTTTGTTGGTATATTTTTTAGTTCATATATCTTCATATTAGCCTTAATGCTTCTTGTGATGACTGGTGGACAGATGTTGATCAGAAGTGTGGTTGAGGAAAAATCAAATCGGGTTATTGAAGTTCTTCTCTCGTCGTGTACGGCGAACCAACTAATGGCAGGTAAGATAATTGGACTTGGTTTTGTTGGTTTGACGCAAATGTTGATATGGAGTTTGGTTGCATTTTATTTTCTTTCAGGATTTGCTGCTACGCTAATAAATTTTGAAGCGATATTAATTTCTTTGATTTATTTTGTTCTTGGTTACCTTTTTTATTCCGCCGTCTTTGTTGCAATTGGTGCTCCTGTGAATTCAGAATATGAAGCACAACAAGTTGCGGGATATGTTAGTTTGATAATGGTTTTTCCAATTGCCTTTGCTTTTCTTATAATGCAAAATCCAGATTTACTTTTGATAAAAATTTTATCATTTGTTCCATTTTTCACAGCTCCGTTTATGGTCGTGCGAATTCCTATTAAAATGCCCACATCTTGGGAGATTATCGGAACGACATTGATTTTATTGTTTTCTGTGATTGGAATGATATGGGTTGCTGGGCGAATTTTCAGGATCGCAATTTTAAGCTATGGAAAGTTTCCAACTTTTAGAGAGCTGATATCTTGGGTAAAAACAAAATAG
- a CDS encoding MBL fold metallo-hydrolase produces MKIGKYEVYAVETGRFKLDGGAMFGIVPKTIWDRLNPSDDRNRIELALRTLLIIGDGKKILVDTGIGKKWEEKYVDIYGIDHTKYTLEDSLAKLGLKTDDITDVILTHLHFDHAGGSTMKDSDGIIKPTFKNATYYVQKRNLELAMNPNEKDRASYLPENFLPLIEFNQLEVVDGEFEIFDGIELIVSDGHTFAQQLVKVSDGEKTLVYCGDLIPTSSHIPIPYVMAYDLQPLVTMEEKKKLLKQAVEENWILFFEHDPYADCATVKQGKKYVELDKRFNVSELSF; encoded by the coding sequence ATGAAAATAGGTAAATATGAAGTATATGCAGTTGAAACGGGACGATTTAAGCTTGATGGCGGCGCTATGTTTGGGATCGTCCCAAAAACAATATGGGATAGATTAAATCCAAGTGACGATAGAAATAGAATTGAGCTTGCTTTGAGAACTTTGCTTATAATAGGTGATGGTAAAAAAATTCTCGTTGACACTGGGATAGGCAAAAAATGGGAGGAAAAATATGTTGATATCTATGGAATTGACCACACGAAATACACACTTGAAGATTCACTTGCTAAACTCGGTTTGAAAACTGATGATATAACAGATGTCATATTAACTCATCTTCATTTTGACCACGCTGGTGGCTCAACGATGAAAGATAGCGATGGGATCATAAAACCAACTTTCAAAAACGCGACTTATTATGTTCAAAAGCGCAACCTTGAGCTTGCGATGAATCCAAATGAAAAAGATAGAGCCAGCTATCTACCAGAAAATTTTCTACCTTTGATAGAGTTCAATCAACTTGAAGTTGTTGATGGTGAATTTGAAATTTTTGATGGAATTGAATTAATAGTTTCAGACGGACATACATTCGCTCAACAACTCGTTAAGGTTTCGGATGGGGAAAAGACGCTTGTCTATTGTGGGGATTTAATTCCAACCTCCTCACATATACCTATTCCATATGTGATGGCTTATGACCTTCAACCCTTAGTGACAATGGAAGAAAAGAAGAAACTTTTAAAGCAAGCAGTTGAAGAAAATTGGATCTTGTTTTTTGAACACGATCCGTATGCAGATTGCGCAACCGTGAAACAAGGCAAAAAATATGTTGAGCTTGATAAAAGATTTAATGTTTCAGAACTTTCTTTTTAA
- a CDS encoding DUF309 domain-containing protein, producing the protein MSIDKFLKGIEEFNSELFFECHDTLEEIWNDERDPELKKFYHGLIHTAVGFYHLTNLNFRGATNQLKKAVQKLEGYPETYMNIKLNDLLLNIRFWLEKAENALNHNDKNFDFQNLPKIKFVEEK; encoded by the coding sequence ATGTCCATAGATAAATTTCTTAAGGGAATAGAAGAATTCAATTCTGAATTATTTTTTGAATGTCACGACACACTTGAAGAAATATGGAACGATGAAAGAGACCCGGAGCTTAAAAAATTTTACCACGGTTTGATACACACTGCCGTTGGATTTTATCATCTTACAAACCTTAACTTCCGGGGCGCAACCAACCAACTTAAAAAAGCTGTCCAAAAACTTGAAGGTTATCCCGAAACTTATATGAATATCAAACTAAACGATCTCTTGCTTAATATAAGGTTTTGGCTTGAAAAAGCTGAAAACGCTCTAAATCACAATGATAAAAATTTTGATTTTCAAAACTTACCGAAAATAAAATTTGTTGAAGAAAAATGA
- a CDS encoding MFS transporter yields MKNRVGVIFLTVLIDLIGFGIVIPLLPFYALNFGAKSHQIGLLVSTFSLMQFIFNPIWGRISDKIGRRPVILISVFGSFVSYLIFAFANSLWLLFISRMLAGLMGANIATAQAYIADITPSNERAKWMGVVGAGFGIGFVVGPFLGGILSKFGYNVPIFFASGLSLLNFILAYKFLLEPQKHKSKTDGLNFSNSISQILQDKVLLFLYFTFFIITFGISINYVVFPLFTKDMFGFDASHNGLLFGYVGMIGVLTQGYLIGKLTKKFKEEKILITGTFLMAIGLLGMTFSSHFFEFLIFATFFTFGSGITTPSVLSLISMQAGTEIQGMTLGLGQSLSSLARVFGPSTGGFFYGNFGQKSPFALGALAMGLSFLLAVGIYYRKNSKIK; encoded by the coding sequence ATGAAAAACCGAGTTGGTGTTATTTTTTTGACTGTTTTGATAGATTTAATTGGATTTGGTATCGTGATTCCACTTTTACCGTTCTATGCGCTCAATTTTGGGGCGAAATCACATCAAATTGGATTGCTTGTTTCCACATTTTCGTTAATGCAGTTTATTTTCAACCCAATTTGGGGGAGGATTTCGGACAAAATTGGTAGAAGACCTGTTATACTTATCAGTGTTTTTGGCTCTTTCGTTTCGTATTTGATATTTGCGTTTGCAAATTCTCTTTGGCTTCTTTTTATTTCAAGAATGCTTGCAGGTTTAATGGGAGCTAACATCGCAACAGCACAAGCGTATATCGCGGATATTACACCATCAAACGAAAGAGCAAAATGGATGGGAGTTGTTGGCGCTGGATTTGGTATAGGTTTCGTGGTGGGGCCATTTCTTGGAGGAATTTTAAGCAAGTTTGGGTATAATGTTCCTATATTTTTCGCCTCTGGGCTTTCACTTTTAAATTTTATACTTGCATATAAATTTTTACTTGAACCTCAAAAGCATAAATCTAAAACAGACGGATTAAATTTTAGCAATAGTATCTCTCAAATTTTACAAGATAAGGTTTTGCTTTTTCTTTACTTTACATTTTTCATCATAACATTTGGGATATCCATAAACTATGTTGTCTTTCCGCTTTTTACGAAAGATATGTTTGGTTTTGACGCGTCGCATAATGGTTTGTTGTTTGGTTATGTCGGGATGATAGGTGTTTTAACACAGGGTTATTTAATTGGTAAGTTGACAAAGAAATTTAAAGAAGAAAAAATTTTAATTACGGGCACATTTTTGATGGCGATTGGTTTACTTGGAATGACATTTTCATCGCATTTCTTTGAGTTTTTAATTTTTGCGACCTTTTTCACATTTGGAAGTGGTATAACAACGCCAAGTGTATTAAGCTTAATATCAATGCAGGCAGGCACTGAAATTCAAGGTATGACGCTTGGATTGGGGCAATCGCTTTCAAGTTTAGCACGGGTGTTTGGTCCATCAACTGGTGGATTTTTTTATGGAAATTTTGGACAAAAATCTCCTTTCGCTCTCGGAGCGTTGGCTATGGGTTTAAGTTTCTTGTTGGCTGTCGGAATTTATTACAGAAAAAACTCAAAAATTAAGTGA
- a CDS encoding alpha/beta hydrolase — protein MLTLLLSLTFVLLLSYFLIVNFIGPAMILKPKQKNFLIDGKVITSPTELGLNYESVEIKSFDGVTLKAWLILANPEPIGNVIYIHGAYTNKAFGLKKAKFLNEACFNVLLVDLRYHGESGGRFCTYGYLEKFDISEWISFLVKRFPNLPVALFGTSAGAAIAIQTAGIDNRVCAVIAEGSFANFYDLVLEHQKKKFGFTSEFLMKKVLESVERTSGIKIDEISPLEYAKKISCPVLYIHGKEDKTVKSWHSVVLHRYTLRGEILLVDGAGHLNSWEVLGDAYRENIVEFLRKNCIKNKT, from the coding sequence ATGTTGACATTGCTTTTGAGCTTGACTTTTGTTCTACTTTTGAGTTATTTTTTAATCGTTAATTTTATTGGTCCAGCGATGATTTTAAAACCTAAGCAAAAAAATTTTTTGATTGATGGAAAAGTAATCACATCGCCAACGGAGCTTGGACTTAATTACGAAAGCGTTGAAATAAAGTCGTTTGATGGCGTAACTTTAAAAGCATGGCTTATCTTGGCAAATCCTGAACCAATTGGCAATGTTATCTATATCCACGGAGCCTATACTAACAAAGCATTCGGTTTAAAGAAAGCAAAGTTTTTAAATGAGGCTTGTTTTAATGTTCTTTTGGTTGATTTGCGATATCACGGTGAAAGTGGAGGAAGGTTTTGCACATATGGTTATCTTGAGAAGTTTGATATCTCTGAATGGATAAGTTTCCTTGTGAAAAGATTTCCCAACCTCCCTGTTGCGCTTTTTGGAACTTCAGCAGGTGCTGCCATTGCGATTCAAACTGCTGGAATTGATAATAGGGTTTGCGCAGTTATAGCAGAGGGAAGTTTTGCTAATTTTTATGACCTTGTTCTTGAGCATCAAAAGAAAAAGTTTGGATTTACTTCGGAATTTTTGATGAAAAAGGTTCTTGAAAGCGTTGAAAGAACATCGGGAATTAAAATTGATGAAATATCGCCACTTGAATATGCTAAAAAAATTTCATGTCCAGTTCTTTATATTCACGGAAAAGAAGATAAAACCGTTAAATCATGGCATTCGGTTGTTTTGCATCGGTATACCTTGAGAGGTGAAATCTTGCTTGTTGACGGTGCGGGGCATTTAAACAGTTGGGAAGTGCTTGGAGATGCGTATCGGGAAAATATAGTTGAGTTTTTAAGAAAAAACTGCATTAAAAACAAAACATAA
- the purE gene encoding 5-(carboxyamino)imidazole ribonucleotide mutase, translating to MPKVAILMGSKTDDEIMQNCEKYLQYFGVDYEKRVLSAHRNPLETIEFARNAEANGYKVIIAAAGMAAHLPGVIAANTTLPVIGVPLPASELQGVDALYSIVQMPPGIPVATVAIGKAGAINAAVLAVEILALQDAELKKKLEEFKKQGSKL from the coding sequence ATGCCGAAAGTAGCAATCCTAATGGGAAGCAAAACCGATGACGAAATAATGCAGAATTGCGAAAAATATCTTCAATACTTTGGGGTTGATTACGAGAAGAGAGTTCTTTCTGCTCACAGGAATCCGCTTGAGACAATTGAATTTGCACGAAACGCTGAGGCGAATGGTTATAAAGTTATAATTGCAGCTGCTGGAATGGCTGCGCATTTGCCTGGAGTTATAGCTGCGAATACGACTTTACCTGTAATTGGAGTTCCTCTTCCTGCTTCAGAATTACAAGGGGTTGACGCTCTTTATTCCATTGTTCAAATGCCTCCTGGAATACCAGTGGCAACTGTGGCAATTGGAAAAGCGGGTGCAATAAACGCAGCTGTCCTTGCTGTGGAAATTCTTGCCTTGCAAGATGCTGAATTAAAGAAGAAACTTGAGGAGTTTAAAAAGCAAGGTTCAAAATTATGA